Proteins found in one Nerophis lumbriciformis linkage group LG27, RoL_Nlum_v2.1, whole genome shotgun sequence genomic segment:
- the aars2 gene encoding alanine--tRNA ligase, mitochondrial produces MPGLLHRSLSATRRLTGPPVRFWGRSTRARSACPPEVGAARVRETFLDFFQHQHEHRLVPSSPVRPRGDPSLLFVNAGMNQFKPLLLGTVDPRSDMASYRRVVNSQKCVRAGGKHNDLEDVGKDVYHHTFFEMLGNWSFGDYFKEEACAMAWSLLTQHYGIPADRLYVSYFAGDPRSGLAADEETRQIWLELGVPAARLLPFGLKENFWEMGDTGPCGPCTEIHYDHVGGRDAALLVNTHCPDLVEVWNLVFMQYNREAELQLRALPHQSVDTGMGLERLVRILQGKKSNYDTDLFVPLLDAIQQRSGVEAYGGGTQVDVAYRVVADHVRTLAVCIADGVHPGMSGAELVLRKILRRAVRFCVEVLRAPPGTLASLVPTVAHTLGQVYPELHREADRVMDVINQNEDHFLSSLQQGSNLIGRTLRMMQDTHQLFPAAVAWSLHRDLGFPLDLVDLMLEERGVLVDRQQLDLLMAQNHKAAVEHGDAPPLLAMSVATLAELQRLGVTHTDQRLKYQYRLEQKRYVFPACRASVVALFDGQRLVSHVEEGQRCGVILDRTSFYAEQGGQAADRGYLVRDDLQEVPFSVEAVFRAGGYVVHQVTAAHTLQTGDAVHLHLDQAHRLACMVNHTATHLLNLALRKVLGPSVQQRGSHLSADRLRLDFSYKGSLSRGQLQQVEDCVNQVVLANQPVYVQEVALQSAKSIAGLRTVDEVYPDPVRVVSVSVPVSELLEDPTDRHTSVELCCGTHLLHTAAIHDLVIVSEKQLVRGISRVVAVTGRDATQAREAGQSLLQDVESLSARMTSSASSCLDSAQSLAKEVGVLSDAVDNTPSPQWLRAELQARLKTLQRSSNTAVRKIQTKEAAVQAQSLLDKNEDIDLLVDSVEAESLSVVMKTVNQLSWARPQSHVMLLAHQRHSGKVFCACQVPKDSAALSASDWAVAVCRQLGGDGGGTAVVARGTGSSADITQAVRWAEQFARRILDGRRPQEQEVTSGSLMAGVHRNRK; encoded by the exons ATGCCGGGACTGCTTCACCGGAGCCTGAGCGCCACGCGGCGGCTCACCGGACCGCCGGTTCGGTTCTGGGGCCGCTCGACACGCGCCAGGAGCGCGTGTCCCCCGGAAGTGGGAGCCGCGCGCGTCCGGGAGACCTTCTTGGACTTCTTCCAGCATCAACACGAACATCGACTGGTACCTTCCTCCCCGGTCCGGCCCAGAGGGGACCCGAGTCTGCTGTTTGTCAACGCCGGAATGAACCAG TTCAAGCCGCTCCTGCTGGGCACGGTGGACCCCCGCAGCGACATGGCGTCGTACCGGCGGGTGGTGAACAGTCAGAAGTGCGTGCGAGCAGGTGGCAAACACAACGACCTGGAGGACGTGGGCAAGGACGTGTACCACCACACCTTCTTTGAGATGCTGGGCAACTGGTCCTTCGGAGACTACTTCAAG GAAGAGGCGTGTGCCATGGCGTGGAGCCTCCTCACCCAGCACTACGGCATACCTGCTGACAGACTCTACGTGTCCTACTTCGCCGGGGACCCCCGTTCGGGTCTAGCGGCTGACGAGGAGACTCGGCAGATCTGGTTGGAACTGGG GGTCCCTGCGGCCCGCCTTCTTCCCTTCGGCCTGAAGGAGAACTTCTGGGAGATGGGGGACACGGGCCCCTGTGGCCCCTGCACTGAGATCCATTACGACCACGTGGGCGGGAGAGACGCCGCCCTGCTGGTCAACACACACTGTCCTGACCTGGTGGAGGTCTGGAACCTGGTCTTCATGCAGTACAACAG GGAGGCGGAGCTCCAGTTGCGTGCCCTGCCCCATCAGAGCGTGGACACGGGGATGGGACTGGAGAGACTGGTCCGCATCCTTCAAGGCAAAAAGTCCAACTACGATACGGACCTCTTCGTCCCGCTGTTGGACGCCATCCAGCAG AGAAGTGGCGTGGAGGCGTACGGCGGCGGGACGCAGGTGGACGTGGCCTACAGGGTGGTGGCTGACCACGTGCGCACGCTGGCGGTCTGCATTGCTGACGGGGTCCATCCTGGCATGTCGGGGGCGGA GTTGGTGCTGAGGAAGATCCTCAGGCGAGCCGTCCGATTTTGTGTGGAAGTTCTGCGGGCTCCTCCGGGGACTCTGGCCAGCCTGGTGCCCACCGTGGCACACACCCTG ggcCAGGTGTATCCTGAGCTGCACCGTGAGGCCGACAGA GTGATGGACGTCATCAACCAGAACGAGGATCACTTCCTGTCTTCTCTGCAGCAGGGCAGCAATCTGATTGGACGAACACTCCGCATGATGCAAGACACACACCAACTCTTTCCTG CGGCGGTGGCGTGGTCTCTGCACAGGGACCTGGGTTTTCCTCTGGACCTGGTGGACCTGATGCTGGAGGAGCGAGGAGTCTTGGTGGACCGTCAGCAGCTGGACCTGCTGatggcacagaaccacaag GCGGCGGTGGAGCACGGCGACGCCCCCCCTCTTCTGGCGATGAGCGTGGCCACCTTGGCAGAGCTGCAGCGCCTTGGAGTGACTCACACGGACCAGCGCCTCAAGTACCAGTACAGACTGGAGCAGAAGCGCTACG TCTTCCCAGCATGCCGAGCGTCGGTGGTGGCGCTGTTTGACGGCCAGCGGCTGGTGTCGCACGTGGAGGAGGGCCAGCGCTGCGGCGTCATTCTGGATCGGACCTCCTTCTACGCCGAGCAGGGGGGGCAGGCGGCCGACCGGGGCTACTTGGTGCGGGACGACCTGCAG GAAGTGCCTTTCTCCGTGGAGGCCGTGTTCCGGGCAGGGGGGTACGTGGTCCACCAGGTGACGGCCGCCCACACCCTCCAGACGGGAGACGCCGTGCACCTCCACCTGGACCAG GCCCACCGCTTGGCGTGCATGGTCAACCACACGGCCACGCACCTGCTCAACCTGGCCCTCAGGAAGGTTCTGGGCCCCTCGGTCCAGCAGAGAGGCTCCCACCTGTCGGCGGACCGCCTCCGCCTGGACTTCAGCTACAAG GGCTCACTGAGCAGGGGCCAGCTGCAGCAGGTGGAGGATTGTGTCAACCAGGTGGTGCTGGCCAACCAGCCGGTCTACGTCCAGGAAGTAGCCCTGCAGAGCGCCAAGAGCATCGCGGGTCTCAGGACGGTGGACGAG GTGTACCCTGACCCGGTTCGGGTGGTGTCGGTGTCCGTTCCGGTCTCTGAGCTGCTGGAAGATCCCACGGACAGACACACGTCGGTGGAACTCTGCTGTGGAAC TCACCTGCTGCACACCGCCGCCATCCACGACCTCGTCATTGTGTCCGAGAAACAGCTGGTCAGAGGAATCAGTCGGGTTGTCGCGGTGACGGGACGTGACGCAACACAG GCTCGAGAGGCGGGGCAGTCACTACTTCAGGATGTGGAATCGCTGTCAGCCAGAATGACAAGCTCCGCCTCCTCTTGTCTGGACTCCGCCCAGAGTCTGGCCAAGGAAGTGGGCGTGCTCTCTGAC GCAGTGGACAACACGCCCAGCCCCCAGTGGCTGCGTGCTGAACTGCAGGCGCGCCTGAAGACTCTGCAGAGGAGCAGCAACACTGCAGTCAGGAAGATCCAGACCAAAGAG GCAGCAGTGCAGGCTCAGAGTCTGCTGGACAAGAACGAGGACATAGACCTTCTGGTGGATTCTGTGGAGGCGGAGTCTCTTTCG GTGGTGATGAAGACTGTCAATCAGCTGAGCTGGGCCCGCCCTCAAAGTCACGTGATGCTGCTGGCGCACCAAAGGCATTCTGGGAAAGTTTTTTGTGCTTGTCAGGTGCCAAAG GACTCTGCGGCGCTCTCGGCTTCGGACTGGGCGGTGGCGGTGTGTCGCCAGCTGGGCGGCGACGGCGGGGGCACCGCTGTGGTGGCTCGGGGGACAGGAAGTAGCGCCGACATCACACAAGCTGTCAGGTGGGCGGAGCAGTTTGCCCGCAGGATCCTTGATGGCCGGCGTCCGCaggaacaggaagtgacatcaggatCCTTGATGGCCGGCGTCCacaggaacaggaagtga